One part of the Pseudoalteromonas piscicida genome encodes these proteins:
- a CDS encoding aminotransferase class V-fold PLP-dependent enzyme, which produces MTVETVLPQIYLDANATTPVLEQAADAALVTMKTMFGNPSSSHITGLQAKQLMEHTRQKARAVLGSGHGRVIFTSGATEGIQTGILSALCEAKKKIQPNKKYTLLYGATEHKAVPESLKHWNQILEINADVKAIPVDGAGNLDLAFIANEVPNALMICTMAVNNETGVYQDLNKLEEVIRKHNSDIFWMVDCVQALGKRSLNLARTTIDYAPFSGHKLYAPKGIGFVYIRETAPFTPFIAGGGQESGLRSGTENLPGLAALSVIFDELLKENDSQFASVDKLHNFRNQLTQTLKDAFPTIVFNNQFSNSVPTTLNFAIPGFSSKEIMDLFDAANIRVSSGSACSSKVTRSFVLDAMGLPAWQSESAIRLSFGPATTQTEIDAACERILHCAQALGHSCLMQAANGVNNKEALDGLVQFKVGGACCWLFADKQSKTAIIIDPLPELVERLNTILECQQLTLLAALDTHGHADHESSRTALTLPKQTCDHLGWPTQTTQIEFKGQPLEALAIGHYRLAKLATPGHTEDSVTFMLLEQQQGEYTIRYVFCGDLILMGALGRTNFSTSSSKAMMHSIQLLAQLIESDTLLCPSHDYNNEFATTLAAECNRNLLLNSVLQHDIAVDIFVEKKAQIDKNIVDEAGSEIMCGATVCTKNQFELHEYTTKELNAHIANNESVLLIDIREPHEYALNHDRAFDQNVPLTRLTDFICKHSQDKSKELVLVCRSGSRSQAAAQALARLGFHNIGHLKGGYALIPSA; this is translated from the coding sequence ATGACAGTAGAAACGGTGTTACCTCAAATATATCTAGATGCTAATGCAACAACCCCTGTATTAGAGCAAGCAGCAGACGCAGCATTGGTTACCATGAAAACCATGTTTGGCAACCCCAGCAGCAGCCATATTACAGGCCTTCAAGCGAAGCAACTGATGGAGCATACTCGTCAAAAAGCACGTGCTGTTTTAGGTTCTGGTCATGGTCGAGTGATCTTCACCAGTGGCGCAACCGAGGGCATCCAGACCGGCATACTATCAGCCCTTTGTGAAGCAAAAAAGAAGATACAGCCAAACAAAAAATATACGCTACTTTACGGGGCAACTGAACACAAAGCGGTGCCTGAATCACTCAAACATTGGAATCAAATTTTAGAAATTAATGCCGATGTCAAAGCTATTCCAGTTGATGGTGCAGGTAATCTGGATTTAGCGTTTATCGCAAATGAAGTGCCTAATGCGCTAATGATTTGCACTATGGCTGTTAATAATGAAACTGGTGTATATCAAGACCTGAACAAATTAGAAGAAGTAATAAGAAAGCATAATTCAGATATTTTTTGGATGGTTGACTGTGTGCAGGCGCTGGGCAAACGCAGCTTAAACCTAGCAAGAACAACAATTGACTACGCACCTTTTAGCGGCCATAAGCTCTATGCACCAAAAGGCATCGGTTTTGTTTATATTCGAGAAACCGCACCGTTTACGCCATTTATTGCAGGAGGCGGTCAAGAGAGCGGTTTACGCTCAGGAACAGAAAACTTGCCAGGCCTTGCCGCACTGAGTGTGATTTTTGACGAACTGCTAAAAGAAAATGACAGCCAATTTGCAAGCGTAGATAAACTACACAATTTTCGAAATCAACTGACACAAACGCTTAAAGATGCGTTCCCGACAATTGTATTTAATAATCAATTCAGTAATAGCGTTCCAACTACACTAAACTTTGCAATTCCGGGATTTAGCTCAAAAGAAATCATGGATTTGTTCGACGCAGCAAACATCCGTGTCAGCTCGGGCTCAGCGTGCAGTTCAAAGGTAACGCGCAGTTTTGTGCTAGATGCCATGGGACTCCCTGCATGGCAAAGCGAGTCGGCTATTCGACTGTCTTTTGGTCCTGCCACAACCCAAACTGAAATAGACGCGGCGTGTGAGCGCATTCTCCATTGTGCTCAGGCACTCGGTCACAGCTGTCTCATGCAAGCGGCGAATGGCGTTAACAATAAAGAAGCGCTTGACGGTCTAGTACAATTCAAAGTGGGTGGTGCATGCTGTTGGCTGTTTGCTGATAAGCAGTCAAAAACGGCGATTATTATCGATCCACTTCCTGAGCTGGTAGAGCGTCTTAATACGATATTGGAATGCCAGCAGCTAACACTGCTCGCTGCGCTTGATACACATGGTCACGCAGATCACGAATCGAGTCGAACCGCACTGACTTTACCAAAACAAACATGCGACCATTTAGGCTGGCCTACTCAAACTACACAAATTGAATTTAAAGGCCAGCCACTTGAAGCGCTAGCCATTGGTCACTACCGTCTTGCAAAACTAGCCACCCCTGGACATACGGAAGATAGCGTCACCTTTATGCTATTGGAGCAACAGCAAGGTGAGTACACCATTAGATACGTTTTTTGTGGTGATCTAATCCTAATGGGGGCGCTAGGTAGAACCAACTTCTCCACCAGCTCATCAAAAGCGATGATGCACAGCATTCAGTTACTTGCTCAACTTATCGAATCCGATACTTTGTTATGTCCAAGCCACGACTACAACAATGAGTTTGCAACCACCCTAGCAGCAGAGTGTAATCGTAATTTGCTATTAAATAGTGTGCTTCAACATGACATTGCTGTTGATATATTTGTCGAGAAAAAGGCACAAATAGACAAAAACATTGTTGATGAGGCTGGCAGCGAGATCATGTGTGGCGCAACGGTTTGTACTAAAAACCAATTTGAATTGCACGAGTACACCACAAAAGAGCTCAATGCCCACATCGCAAACAACGAAAGTGTGCTGTTAATTGATATACGAGAACCGCATGAATATGCCCTAAACCACGACAGAGCATTTGATCAAAATGTGCCCCTCACCCGCCTTACTGACTTTATTTGCAAACATAGTCAAGACAAGTCGAAAGAGTTGGTGTTGGTGTGTCGCAGCGGCAGCCGTTCACAAGCTGCCGCACAAGCGCTGGCGAGACTTGGCTTTCATAATATCGGACATTTAAAAGGAGGGTATGCACTCATTCCATCTGCATAA
- a CDS encoding AraC family transcriptional regulator encodes MTRKATTLSHYTTRLNIVIDYIYNNINRELDVITLADQCHMSTYHFHRVYRSIAGETINATVRRMRLHVAAGMLIRTQDSIAKVAEQTGYASIEAFSRAFSQRYKQPPSLFRQHEQAKAKGCAAEFYIIKVDEDSNMFNVEISSNEQMMLIGLEHHGDYMQIGQAFEKLNVLAQQQGLLGGDTRFFGVYFDDPKTVEESKLKSMATILVPKTTASLPDELCEFAIPSGKTASLLYQGDYASLETPYEYLFGQWLPNSEFEPADVPVIEEYLNDVRDTPPHELLTRITCYIK; translated from the coding sequence ATGACTAGAAAAGCAACGACCCTGAGCCATTACACTACTCGCTTAAATATTGTTATTGATTACATCTATAACAATATTAATCGCGAACTTGATGTGATCACGCTTGCTGATCAATGCCATATGTCGACTTATCACTTTCACCGTGTTTATCGCTCAATCGCAGGGGAAACCATCAATGCAACCGTGAGAAGAATGCGACTACATGTTGCTGCAGGTATGTTAATTCGCACCCAAGACTCCATTGCAAAGGTGGCTGAGCAGACCGGCTATGCAAGTATTGAAGCGTTTAGCCGAGCATTTTCTCAACGATATAAGCAACCACCTAGCCTATTCCGCCAACATGAACAGGCCAAGGCAAAAGGCTGTGCGGCCGAGTTTTATATCATTAAGGTAGATGAGGATTCGAATATGTTTAATGTAGAAATAAGCAGTAATGAGCAAATGATGTTAATCGGGCTTGAGCACCATGGCGATTACATGCAAATCGGTCAAGCATTTGAAAAGTTAAACGTACTGGCGCAACAACAAGGCTTATTAGGTGGAGATACGCGTTTCTTTGGGGTGTATTTTGACGACCCAAAAACCGTAGAGGAAAGCAAACTGAAATCAATGGCAACAATTTTGGTGCCAAAGACAACGGCATCCCTCCCTGATGAGCTTTGTGAATTCGCCATTCCATCGGGCAAAACAGCTAGCCTACTTTACCAAGGTGACTATGCTTCTCTTGAAACACCTTACGAGTATCTGTTTGGACAATGGTTACCAAACAGTGAGTTTGAACCTGCCGATGTGCCTGTTATCGAAGAGTACTTAAATGATGTCAGAGATACACCACCACACGAGCTTCTCACTCGTATCACTTGTTACATTAAATAA
- a CDS encoding EAL domain-containing response regulator, with protein MINEKHLIIAIDDSELILTQLQLLISNQTPCTFKGFNSGLSALGSQELHQASLILLDINMPQMDGVEILRKFAELSIQAPIALLSGEKGLFIKNTAALAELHGLTIISSLEKPLSATKLKELYSQLQSQNTSTKSQHALQNYSKDEIYEGLLREEFCAYFQPKVASPSGAIIGAEVLARWHHNTDGTVPPSQFIATMEEHNLIHLLSYSLLKQTLSLLSYNRDILKALQFSINLSVKELEDIKLPEKLESICEEYCTPTSQITLELTESHLLENIKRALDVLLRLKLKGFKLSIDDFGTGYSSIKQLNELPFDELKIDRCFVDGCSTQPNKRVIIASTCEMAHQLGLEVVAEGVEEVEDLVVVQSYEVESVQGYYYYPPCTPSEFLQTVSESALQKSHSSK; from the coding sequence ATGATAAATGAAAAGCACCTTATTATTGCGATTGATGATAGCGAGCTTATTCTTACGCAATTGCAATTGTTGATTTCTAACCAGACACCATGCACTTTTAAAGGGTTTAACAGCGGCCTGTCTGCATTAGGAAGTCAAGAGCTCCATCAAGCTTCCCTCATTTTGCTTGATATCAACATGCCGCAAATGGATGGTGTAGAGATATTGCGAAAATTTGCCGAACTAAGCATCCAAGCACCTATCGCATTACTAAGTGGCGAAAAAGGCCTATTCATCAAAAATACCGCAGCACTGGCTGAGCTTCATGGCCTCACCATTATATCTAGTTTAGAAAAGCCACTCTCTGCAACCAAACTAAAAGAACTTTACAGTCAGCTCCAGTCTCAAAATACATCCACTAAGTCCCAACACGCACTACAAAACTATAGTAAAGATGAGATCTATGAGGGGCTATTGCGAGAAGAGTTTTGTGCTTATTTCCAACCAAAAGTCGCCAGTCCATCCGGTGCAATTATTGGCGCAGAAGTACTTGCAAGGTGGCATCATAATACCGATGGCACAGTGCCACCTTCACAGTTTATCGCGACAATGGAAGAGCATAATCTTATTCATTTGCTTTCATATAGTTTGTTAAAACAAACCTTGTCCTTGCTTAGCTATAATCGAGATATTCTTAAAGCGCTTCAGTTCAGTATTAATTTGAGCGTTAAAGAGCTAGAAGACATAAAACTCCCAGAAAAACTCGAGTCCATTTGCGAAGAGTATTGCACACCCACCTCTCAAATCACTTTAGAGCTAACTGAAAGTCACTTGTTGGAAAACATCAAGCGCGCGCTTGATGTGTTGCTGCGTTTAAAACTTAAAGGCTTTAAGCTGTCTATTGACGATTTTGGTACTGGATATTCTTCTATTAAGCAACTTAACGAGTTGCCGTTTGATGAACTCAAAATCGATAGATGCTTCGTTGATGGCTGTTCAACGCAACCCAACAAACGCGTCATTATCGCGAGCACCTGTGAGATGGCTCACCAACTTGGACTAGAGGTCGTCGCTGAGGGTGTCGAAGAGGTTGAAGATCTCGTCGTTGTACAGAGCTACGAAGTAGAATCAGTTCAAGGCTATTATTACTATCCACCGTGTACGCCATCAGAGTTTTTGCAAACTGTCTCAGAATCCGCATTGCAAAAGTCTCATTCTAGTAAATAA
- a CDS encoding sulfite exporter TauE/SafE family protein: protein MLQRITKPTMWPLFFTLGVYATLIWVQGFYQALGQIISESHIALTMALGSFVAGGTALGGGAVAFPVMTKLLDIDPATAKVFSLAIQSFGMTAATITIFCRRIPVYKNVILMALPMAALGVTLSLLYIAPLAPRLLVKSIFSFLLLCFALTLILRWWRKAHHQPSSEFIQPKMLRFMVVALIGGIASGLVGSGADIALFALLVIAYNADVKKATATSVVVMTFTSLIGSSINAWHLNTITSEINGYLLAAIPIVVVGAPLGAYVCSKVKVGHLVSFLLVLIGLEVSFTCYELYPTLLGLF from the coding sequence ATGTTGCAACGAATAACAAAACCGACAATGTGGCCGTTATTTTTTACACTGGGTGTGTACGCTACGTTGATCTGGGTACAAGGCTTTTATCAGGCGCTTGGCCAAATTATCAGTGAATCCCATATTGCGCTTACCATGGCGTTGGGATCGTTTGTGGCAGGTGGAACGGCATTAGGTGGTGGCGCTGTTGCATTTCCTGTGATGACTAAATTATTAGATATAGATCCTGCTACTGCCAAGGTATTTTCTCTAGCGATACAAAGCTTTGGTATGACCGCGGCGACCATTACCATTTTCTGTCGCCGAATTCCGGTATATAAAAATGTTATTTTAATGGCGTTGCCAATGGCTGCGCTTGGTGTAACGCTCAGCCTATTATATATCGCACCTCTAGCACCTAGGCTCCTCGTTAAGTCTATTTTTAGTTTTTTGTTGCTCTGCTTTGCACTAACACTGATTTTAAGGTGGTGGCGTAAGGCACATCATCAACCTAGCAGTGAGTTTATCCAACCTAAAATGCTACGCTTTATGGTTGTAGCATTAATTGGAGGTATAGCGAGTGGATTGGTAGGGTCGGGTGCAGATATCGCACTCTTTGCCTTGTTGGTGATTGCTTATAATGCAGATGTGAAAAAGGCGACTGCAACCTCTGTCGTGGTGATGACGTTTACCTCATTGATTGGAAGTAGCATCAATGCGTGGCATCTCAATACGATCACCAGTGAAATAAATGGCTATTTGCTAGCGGCAATACCGATTGTGGTCGTTGGTGCCCCCTTAGGCGCTTATGTTTGTTCAAAAGTAAAAGTAGGGCATTTGGTCAGTTTTCTTTTAGTCTTGATTGGGCTTGAAGTGAGCTTTACCTGTTATGAGTTATATCCGACGCTGCTAGGTTTGTTTTAA
- a CDS encoding TonB-dependent receptor, producing the protein MQYSRSSVLSASCVAVKLALLGTSTAAFASEDIEKISVYGKHNKIILQSGTATKSNMDLMQTPAAVVVVDKELLDSQSAATLQEALRNVSGLSQAGNNYGIGDSLMVRGLGVNYTYDGMYGGADLGNSFNPTRSLTNIESIEVLKGPATGLYGIGAAGGVVNLVEKKPQFEQALAINGKVGAWNTYGLGVDFTDAITDKLAYRVVANHERSDGYRDLESNRDEIYASLRFDPSSEHSFLLSTAYIDDSQQVDSIGDPVRIINWDSITGQPGLVTADRLPNDPQYDAEKGKWLGVQLNDEQRAQLAESIRIGDGLKPFNLGDGNLISPLSRPNEGEELRIKLRHDWYLNRSSKLTQQILWRSYDSDFVRQTGAYNYVYWERNGVINANPRAPLVIDDVLYPYAARRQEYRRQVASEKTWQYFADLQLTWDMGSLSGEHLVSVNYENRDMRLKSWSAYDADGKGSIPYILDIREPNWPTGEFEDYNPSLRSNYDKTLTAYGISAQEVVYITDALTARAGLAYTSVEQKYQHLGTERSPEESEELDTDDAGMTYNIGLNYQVTSQLSAFVNMAKGRTAYSVLGSLENEADANRKNRPDSESETLDIGVRFTAFDEDLLGSLVWFETKRTNLMYNNPEYNEQPGEDYNVSVPRYFFDDEDESKGVELDLNLALNDQISVNMNATYQDAVEIRLNERSGQMKGVPKKFASTWIKYTQPVDWFEGALEYSLGINYESERTINSVSFGLPTATIDGYTRWDAAIKFDAEQFDIQLNLENLTDERYYSKALFLGGTPGNERNAKLSFNYRF; encoded by the coding sequence ATGCAATACTCTCGCTCTTCTGTTCTTTCCGCCTCATGTGTTGCGGTTAAGCTAGCTTTACTAGGTACAAGCACAGCGGCTTTTGCTTCTGAAGACATAGAAAAAATCAGTGTCTACGGCAAACACAATAAAATTATTTTGCAATCTGGAACTGCAACTAAGTCTAATATGGATCTTATGCAGACCCCCGCAGCGGTTGTTGTTGTTGACAAAGAGCTACTAGATTCGCAAAGCGCAGCGACTTTACAAGAAGCACTACGCAACGTAAGTGGTTTATCTCAGGCAGGTAATAACTACGGCATTGGTGATTCGCTAATGGTTCGTGGCCTAGGCGTAAACTATACCTATGATGGTATGTATGGTGGTGCTGACTTAGGTAACAGCTTTAACCCAACACGCTCCTTAACCAACATCGAAAGTATTGAAGTGTTAAAAGGTCCTGCTACAGGCCTTTATGGTATTGGTGCAGCTGGTGGTGTAGTTAATTTAGTCGAGAAAAAGCCACAATTTGAACAAGCGCTTGCAATTAACGGTAAAGTGGGCGCATGGAATACTTATGGCTTGGGCGTTGATTTTACAGATGCAATTACTGACAAGCTTGCCTACCGTGTTGTTGCAAACCATGAGCGTAGCGACGGCTATCGAGATCTAGAATCTAATAGAGACGAAATCTATGCAAGCTTACGTTTCGACCCAAGCAGTGAGCACTCATTTTTACTATCAACGGCTTATATTGATGATTCGCAACAAGTAGATTCAATTGGCGATCCTGTACGCATTATTAACTGGGATAGCATTACTGGGCAACCAGGACTGGTTACAGCTGATCGCTTGCCAAATGACCCACAATATGATGCTGAGAAAGGTAAGTGGTTAGGTGTACAACTGAATGATGAACAGCGCGCGCAACTTGCTGAGTCAATCCGTATTGGCGATGGCTTAAAGCCTTTCAATCTTGGCGATGGGAATCTTATTTCTCCTTTATCTCGTCCTAATGAAGGTGAAGAGTTACGGATAAAGCTTCGTCACGATTGGTACTTAAATCGCAGCTCAAAGCTAACCCAGCAGATATTATGGCGTAGTTACGATTCGGATTTTGTTCGCCAAACAGGTGCTTATAATTATGTTTATTGGGAGCGCAATGGTGTGATCAATGCAAACCCAAGAGCCCCGCTTGTGATTGATGATGTGCTATATCCTTATGCGGCTCGCCGTCAAGAGTATCGCCGTCAAGTTGCCAGCGAAAAAACGTGGCAGTACTTTGCTGATTTACAGTTAACTTGGGATATGGGTTCTTTGAGCGGTGAGCACCTAGTTAGCGTTAACTATGAAAATCGTGATATGCGCTTAAAAAGTTGGTCTGCATATGATGCAGATGGTAAAGGCTCAATTCCATATATCTTAGATATTCGCGAGCCAAACTGGCCGACAGGCGAATTTGAGGATTATAACCCATCGCTACGCAGTAACTACGATAAAACACTTACGGCGTATGGCATTAGTGCACAAGAAGTGGTGTATATCACTGATGCACTAACTGCTCGTGCTGGCCTTGCATATACTAGCGTTGAACAAAAATATCAGCATTTGGGCACTGAGCGTTCACCTGAAGAGAGTGAAGAGCTGGACACGGATGATGCTGGTATGACGTATAATATTGGTTTGAATTATCAAGTGACCTCTCAGCTTTCTGCTTTTGTAAATATGGCAAAAGGTCGTACTGCATACAGTGTACTGGGTAGCCTAGAAAATGAAGCTGATGCGAACCGTAAAAACAGACCTGACTCGGAATCTGAAACGTTAGATATTGGTGTGCGTTTTACTGCGTTTGACGAAGATTTATTGGGGTCATTAGTGTGGTTTGAAACTAAACGCACAAACCTAATGTATAACAACCCTGAGTATAACGAGCAGCCTGGTGAAGACTACAATGTGAGTGTTCCACGCTATTTCTTCGATGATGAAGACGAGTCAAAAGGTGTAGAACTTGACTTAAATTTAGCATTGAACGACCAGATTAGTGTGAATATGAACGCAACCTATCAAGATGCTGTTGAGATCCGTTTGAATGAGCGCTCAGGTCAAATGAAAGGCGTGCCGAAAAAGTTTGCCAGCACGTGGATTAAATATACTCAACCCGTGGATTGGTTTGAGGGGGCGTTAGAGTACAGTCTTGGCATTAACTATGAGAGTGAACGAACAATTAACTCTGTTTCTTTCGGTCTGCCTACGGCAACCATTGATGGTTATACCCGCTGGGATGCTGCGATTAAGTTCGATGCTGAACAGTTCGATATTCAGCTAAACCTTGAAAACCTAACTGATGAGCGCTATTACAGTAAAGCATTGTTCTTAGGCGGTACGCCTGGCAACGAGCGTAATGCTAAGTTGAGCTTTAACTATAGGTTCTAA
- a CDS encoding response regulator: MHKKDVEHAQRHPKVIIICDDPAEMTGVVDIVASQVNEYRTLTSHKEVAEVLTESPPGVIVIARKTVAKSVEIYSLLAKHGLLNYAHENILLCENKESGVAFRCCMKGIFTDYFVYKPMYENYRFRMILHNALVRTEGTSEVAKIREEHFGRIDDKLKQLIDDAALYHQKADETLQTVRRNLDNEKGINKVQDDLLNELKQKHLSPLLDELEHQLAESVHELTKRLKDKQFSIAELTALLSEKDNSKCAQLAQNVLPVGDTGEVDVSEPKALETKQEEIKIMVVEDNEIYREMIAKILRDEGYKVDCETSGLGAIKTLRKHKFTMVFMDLFMPELDGYNTTKNIRNIPHCKKLPIIALTSNKNKDIIRKWASLGLTGYITKPSTKSSILKAVEKALTENQ; encoded by the coding sequence ATGCATAAAAAAGACGTTGAACACGCACAACGACATCCAAAAGTGATTATTATTTGTGACGATCCAGCTGAAATGACTGGCGTTGTCGATATTGTTGCTTCTCAAGTCAATGAATACCGTACTCTCACTAGTCATAAAGAAGTAGCAGAGGTGCTAACTGAGTCTCCACCTGGTGTCATCGTTATTGCTCGAAAAACGGTCGCAAAAAGTGTCGAAATCTATAGCTTGCTTGCCAAGCACGGCTTGCTTAATTATGCTCATGAGAACATTTTGTTGTGTGAAAACAAAGAGTCTGGCGTGGCCTTTCGGTGTTGTATGAAAGGTATTTTTACCGATTACTTTGTCTACAAACCTATGTATGAGAACTACCGATTTCGTATGATCCTACATAATGCCTTGGTTCGCACAGAAGGTACATCTGAAGTTGCCAAAATCAGAGAGGAACATTTTGGTCGCATAGATGACAAGCTAAAGCAATTGATTGATGATGCAGCCTTGTACCACCAAAAAGCGGATGAGACGCTACAAACGGTAAGACGTAATCTCGACAATGAAAAAGGGATTAATAAAGTTCAAGATGACTTACTAAATGAATTAAAACAAAAACATTTATCACCACTGTTGGATGAATTAGAACATCAGCTTGCTGAGAGTGTTCATGAATTAACGAAGCGATTAAAAGACAAACAATTCTCTATCGCTGAGCTTACTGCATTGCTGAGCGAAAAAGACAACTCTAAGTGCGCGCAATTAGCGCAAAATGTATTGCCTGTGGGTGATACGGGTGAAGTCGATGTCAGTGAGCCAAAAGCGCTTGAAACCAAACAAGAAGAAATAAAAATAATGGTGGTGGAAGACAACGAAATCTACCGTGAAATGATAGCCAAGATCCTACGTGATGAGGGGTATAAAGTAGACTGTGAAACCAGTGGGTTAGGCGCTATAAAAACATTGAGAAAGCATAAATTCACCATGGTATTTATGGATTTATTTATGCCAGAGCTTGATGGTTACAATACAACCAAAAATATTCGCAATATTCCACATTGTAAAAAACTTCCTATCATTGCGCTAACTAGCAATAAAAACAAAGATATAATCAGAAAGTGGGCGTCTTTGGGGCTCACAGGGTACATCACCAAACCGTCTACCAAATCATCTATTTTAAAAGCCGTGGAAAAAGCACTTACGGAAAACCAATAA